A genomic region of Lodderomyces elongisporus chromosome 5, complete sequence contains the following coding sequences:
- the VTC4 gene encoding vacuolar transporter chaperone (BUSCO:EOG09260KCW), with amino-acid sequence MKFGEHLRKALIKNYSFYYIAYDDLKHNLKKGLKDNDYVWNNELEEDFLNQLEVELDKVYSFTKVKNTEVNRRIKESEKYVHEVVNQLHRYQRHDSGVTQPPQEQDFEDLEEELSDIIADVHDLAKFTRLNYTGFQKIIKKHDKTTHYHLKPVFQARLNSKPFYKDNYDNLIVKLSKLYDLVRTRGNPVKGDSSAGGSQQNFVRQTTKYWVHPDNITELKLIILKHLPVLVFNADKEFEPEDSAITSIYFDNKEMDLYYGRLRKDEGAEAIRLRWYGGMKSEQIFVERKTHREDWTGEKSVKARFGLKEKKVNSFLSGELKATEVFDKMKREGKKSPQEIENLERLAQECQYRILKEKYRPVMRSFYNRTAFQLPGDARVRISLDTELTMVREDDFDGYDRTHGNWRRMDIGVDYPFNQLPERDVCRFPYAVLEVKLQTQLGQEPPVWIRELINSHLVEAVPKFSKFIHGGATLLTDYVDLLPFWYTQMDVDIRKPKIVEEYGIRRHHGQGRDQQRLGDSTSGVDLDDEELTGSSYAGGVHFSNDTNPLEDDLDEQTPLLLPNNYSSRHTNSPVRNCLYHLYGKFLYYFNDDRTFTVKPGTNYDLNATFKDKLPPGKTICVPVRIEPKVYFANERTFLSWITIGMILGFTATTLLNYGSNSALTASIGFFITALFTLGYATYRYIWRVLMIRDKKPVQYGDKFGPNMICAFIFLSTFATFVFRALD; translated from the coding sequence ATGAAGTTTGGAGAGCATTTGAGAAAGGCCTTGATCAAAAactattctttttactaCATCGCCTACGACGACTTGAAacacaatttgaaaaagggATTGAAAGATAATGACTATGTCTGGAATAATGAGCTTGAAGAAGATTTCCTTAACCAATTGGAAGTTGAATTGGACAAGGTATATTCATTCACCAAGGTGAAAAACACTGAAGTCAATAGAAGAATTAAGGAGAGCGAAAAGTATGTTCATGAAGTTGTCAATCAGTTGCATCGCTATCAAAGACACGATTCTGGCGTCACCCAACCGCCTCAAGAGCAAGATTTTGAGGATTTGGAAGAAGAGTTGTCGGATATCATTGCTGATGTTCACGACTTGGCCAAATTCACTAGATTAAATTATACTGGATTCCAAAAAATCATAAAGAAACACGATAAAACAACACACTACCACTTGAAACCGGTTTTCCAGGCAAGATTGAACTCAAAGCCATTTTACAAGGATAACTACGACAACTTGATTGTCAAGTTGAGTAAATTATACGATTTGGTGAGAACCAGGGGTAACCCAGTCAAAGGTGACTCTTCTGCTGGTGGTTCTCAGCAAAATTTTGTGAGGCAAACGACAAAATATTGGGTTCATCCAGACAATATTACTGAGCTCAAGTTGATCATCTTGAAACATTTGCCAGTGTTGGTTTTCAACGCAGATAAGGAGTTTGAACCTGAAGATAGTGCGATTACCTCAATCTACTTTGATAACAAGGAAATGGATTTGTACTATGGTAGGTTGAGAAAAGATGAAGGTGCCGAAGCAATTAGATTGAGATGGTATGGTGGCATGAAATCTGAGCAAATCTTtgtggaaagaaaaacacacCGTGAGGATTGGACTGGTGAAAAATCAGTCAAGGCCAGATTTGGcttgaaagagaaaaaagtcAATAGTTTTCTTAGCGGAGAGTTAAAAGCCACCGAGGTGTTTGACAAGATGAAGAGAGAAGGCAAAAAATCTCCACAGGAGATTGAAAATTTAGAGAGATTGGCCCAGGAATGTCAATACCGTATCTTGAAAGAGAAGTATCGTCCCGTGATGAGATCTTTCTACAATAGAACCGCATTCCAATTACCCGGAGACGCTAGAGTCCGTATATCTTTAGATACAGAGTTGACCATGGTTAGAGaagatgattttgatggGTACGACAGAACACACGGTAATTGGAGAAGAATGGATATTGGTGTCGATTATCCTTTCAACCAATTACCCGAAAGAGATGTTTGTAGGTTCCCCTATGCGGTGTTGGAAGTCAAGTTGCAAACCCAATTGGGCCAAGAACCTCCAGTTTGGATTAGGGAGTTGATCAACTCGCACTTGGTTGAAGCCGTCCCCAAGTTTTCCAAGTTTATCCACGGTGGAGCAACATTACTAACAGATTATGTTGACTTGCTTCCATTTTGGTACACACAAATGGATGTTGATATCAGAAAACCCaagattgttgaagaatatGGTATTCGTCGTCACCATGGACAAGGCCGAGATCAACAACGATTGGGTGACAGTACCAGTGGTGTTGATTTGGACGACGAGGAGTTAACAGGTTCGTCATATGCTGGCGGTGTCCACTTTTCCAATGACACCAACCCATTGGAGGATGATTTAGACGAACAAACACCGCTCTTGTTGCCAAACAACTATTCTTCGCGTCACACAAATTCTCCAGTAAGAAACTGTCTCTACCATTTGTACGGCAAGTTTCTTTATTACTTCAATGACGACCGTACATTTACAGTGAAACCAGGTACGAATTACGATTTGAACGCCACATTCAAGGACAAGCTTCCACCTGGTAAAACAATTTGCGTACCGGTAAGAATTGAACCAAAAgtttattttgcaaatgagCGTACGTTTTTGAGTTGGATCACCATTGGTATGATATTGGGGTTCACGGCGACAACATTGTTAAACTATGGATCCAATAGTGCACTTACGGCTAGTATCGGGTTTTTCATCACTGCCTTGTTTACTTTGGGGTATGCCACGTATAGATACATCTGGAGAGTCTTGATGATTAGAGACAAGAAGCCAGTGCAGTATGGTGATAAGTTTGGTCCTAATATGATTTGCGCATTCATATTCTTGTCCACTTTTGCAACCTTTGTATTTAGGGCATTGGACTAG
- a CDS encoding uncharacterized protein (MEROPS:MER0001524): MKLSTSIASIAAIGLVLATQIPLLLPPIDKELQSQKNHIVAPNVFNEYDLSQLSSTDQLNLQNEWVRLENQLGNFQMLSQFSQFRKIFNKPKTNLTYSITTNQSTPESIGFDSVKQISGYFHIKETHKKFFYWFFESRNDPANDPLILWLNGGPGCSSTMGLALELGPSIINASIQLDFNPYSWNSNASLLFLDQPVAVGFSDGDDDEIPFSTEQAAMDFGKFVELFRNQYPEYAKLDFHIAGESYAGHYIPSFASTIVNNGVPLKSIMIGNGITDYVVQLGEKANIGCGKGGLGKIYKDDECSTFDQRYKRFLPFGELCYKFPNPITCYISLLASPTTPDKGDLNPYDARLKCNNDAPWCYPEFTYIDQYFNTPKVQHALLGSNALQKNYTVCNKKIEQKFFYDLALPYQQYVAQLLNDGVAVLIYAGDKDLTCDWLGNLAWCNKLDYSDQKHFNSSVFRPWTISDDEKVVHAGEVKNHKQFTYLRFFNAGHMVPMDQPQNSLNMVNSWIQGNYALL; this comes from the coding sequence ATGAAGCTTTCCACTTCCATAGCACTGATTGCGGCAATTGGCCTAGTGCTAGCAACTCAGATTCCGCTACTATTACCTCCGATTGATAAAGAACTACAGTCACAAAAAAACCACATCGTAGCACCTAATGTTTTCAATGAATATGATTTATCGCAATTGAGCTCTACAGATCAATTAAACTTGCAAAATGAATGGGTTAGATTGGAAAATCAATTGggaaattttcaaatgttGAGTCAATTTAGCCAGTTTCGAAAAATATTtaataaaccaaaaacaaacttgACATACTCAATTACAACTAATCAATCTACCCCTGAATCAATTGGTTTTGACTCAGTAAAGCAAATATCTGGGTATTTTCATATCAAGGAGACACACAAGAAATTCTTTTATTGGTTCTTTGAAAGTAGAAACGACCCAGCAAACGACCCATTAATTCTCTGGCTCAATGGAGGCCCAGGATGCTCCTCAACAATGGGGTTAGCATTGGAGTTGGGACCTAGCATAATAAACGCATCTATCCAACTCGATTTCAATCCATATTCTTGGAACTCCAACGCAAGTTTATTATTCTTGGACCAGCCAGTAGCTGTTGGTTTTTccgatggtgatgatgacgagATTCCCTTTAGTACCGAGCAAGCCGCAATGGACTTTGGcaaatttgttgaattaTTCCGTAACCAATACCCAGAATATGCCAAGTTGGATTTCCACATTGCTGGCGAGTCTTATGCCGGTCATTATATTCCCAGTTTTGCATCTACAATAGTCAACAATGGAGTACCTTTGAAATCAATTATGATTGGTAACGGAATCACTGATTATGTGGTACAGCTTGGCGAAAAGGCTAATATTGGCTGTGGCAAAGGTGGATTAggaaaaatatacaaagaCGATGAATGCAGCACTTTTGATCAACGCTACAAACGATTCTTACCATTTGGTGAACTATGCTACAAGTTCCCCAATCCAATAACATGTTACATTTCACTACTCGCATCACCAACCACACCAGACAAAGGTGACTTGAACCCATACGATGCACGTCTCAAATGCAACAACGATGCACCCTGGTGTTATCCAGAATTTACTTACATTGACCAGTACTTCAACACACCAAAAGTCCAACATGCTCTTTTAGGATCAAATGCACTTCAGAAAAACTACACCGTTtgcaataaaaaaattgagcAGAAATTCTTTTACGATTTGGCCCTTCCTTACCAGCAATACGTAGCACAACTTTTGAACGATGGGGTGGCGGTACTAATTTATGCTGGGGATAAGGATCTTACCTGTGATTGGTTGGGAAATTTGGCATGGTGCAACAAACTCGATTATTCCGACCAAAAACACTTTAATTCTTCTGTTTTCAGACCATGGACTATATCTGATGACGAAAAAGTAGTACATGCAGGCGAGGTGAAAAACCATAAGCAATTCACATATCTACGATTCTTCAACGCTGGACATATGGTACCGATGGATCAACCACAAAACTCATTGAATATGGTTAATAGCTGGATTCAGGGGAATTACGCATTGTTgtag
- a CDS encoding uncharacterized protein (MEROPS:MER0001524): MRLFNFVLTIACASALQIPFTANKPKAANIVQEDSIAPAYPFNEVDLSSLNIHQQLHLQNEWTKYEHQLGLEQMLGQYNKFKKLFEKPKTDMTYSITSDPESTPEILGFDSVKQISGYFHIKETHKKFFYWFFESRNDPANDPLILWLSGGPGCSSNIGLAMELGPSWINATIQPDFNPYSWNSNASLLFLDQPVAVGFSDGDDDEIPFSTEQAAIDFGKFVELFRNQYPEYAKLDFHIAGESYAGHYIPSFASTIVNNGVPLKSVLIGNGITDFVVQIGQVANMGCGQGGIGQIYTDEECSSYEQYYKNFVPFGELCYKFPNPVTCFVALLATPNAPDKGDLNPYDSRVKCGDNPLCYEQIGYINEYFNLPQVEKALLGNVPEKNFTSCNSKVGQKFIFETMRPYQQYVSELLDKEIPVLIYVGDKDLVCDWLGNLAWVNKLDYSGHENFNATKFAPWFTTEGIQAGEVKNYKHFTYLRIYESGHMVPLDQPKNALSMVNQWVSGNYALS; the protein is encoded by the coding sequence ATGAGACTTTTCAACTTTGTCTTGACAATTGCTTGTGCTTCGGCATTACAAATACCATTCACCGCCAACAAACCTAAAGCTGCTAATATTGTACAAGAAGATTCTATCGCTCCGGCATACCCTTTCAATGAGGTTGATTTGAGCTCATTGAatattcatcaacaacttcaTTTACAGAATGAATGGACCAAATATGAACATCAATTAGGCTTAGAGCAAATGCTCGGCCAATATaacaaatttaaaaagTTGTTTGAGAAACCCAAAACAGATATGACATATTCAATTACATCCGATCCTGAAAGTACGCCAGAAATACTTGGTTTTGACTCAGTAAAGCAAATATCTGGGTATTTTCATATCAAGGAGACACACAAGAAATTCTTTTATTGGTTCTTTGAAAGTAGAAACGACCCAGCAAACGACCCATTGATTCTCTGGCTTAGCGGAGGCCCAGGATGCTCGTCCAACATTGGATTGGCTATGGAACTTGGTCCAAGTTGGATCAATGCTACTATCCAGCCTGATTTCAACCCATACTCTTGGAACTCCAACGCAAGTTTATTATTCTTGGACCAGCCAGTAGCTGTTGGCTTTTCCGAcggtgatgatgacgagATTCCCTTTAGTACCGAGCAAGCTGCAATCGACTTTGGcaaatttgttgaattaTTCCGTAACCAATACCCAGAATATGCCAAGTTGGATTTCCACATTGCTGGCGAGTCTTATGCCGGTCATTATATTCCCAGTTTTGCATCTACAATAGTCAATAATGGAGTACCTTTGAAATCAGTTTTGATTGGTAATGGGATTACTGACTTTGTGGTGCAAATTGGCCAAGTGGCAAATATGGGTTGTGGCCAAGGTGGTATTGGTCAAATTTATACTGATGAAGAGTGCAGCAGCTATGAGCAGTACTACAAAAATTTTGTTCCGTTTGGTGAATTATGCTATAAATTTCCTAATCCCGTCACTTGTTTTGTTGCCTTGTTGGCAACACCAAATGCTCCAGACAAAGGTGACTTAAATCCATATGATTCAAGAGTCAAGTGTGGGGACAATCCATTATGTTACGAGCAGATTGGATACATTAATGAATATTTCAATTTGCCACAAGTTGAAAAAGCACTTCTTGGAAATGTTCCAGAAAAGAATTTTACCTCGTGCAACTCAAAAGTTGGTcaaaaatttatatttgAAACAATGAGACCATACCAACAATACGTTTCAGAGTTATTGGACAAGGAAATACCAGTCTTGATATACGTCGGTGATAAGGATTTGGTTTGTGATTGGCTCGGTAATTTAGCTTGGGTCAATAAGCTTGATTATTCAGGCCACGAGAACTTCAATGCTACAAAATTTGCGCCATGGTTTACCACTGAAGGTATTCAGGCAGGTGAGGTCAAAAACTACAAGCATTTCACCTATTTACGAATTTATGAATCCGGTCACATGGTTCCATTAGACCAGCCAAAGAATGCATTGAGTATGGTTAATCAATGGGTCAGTGGTAATTATGCATTATCTTAG
- the CSH3 gene encoding Protein csh3 gives MKYKEVVPIGTALIVGATTFGLGVIYGNWPYDLDTLWRHSVTDGFDKSLAHYQTWGNAPMYIHYTLHTVGFLGLVGHFIKLYKPDEEAKYFEYGSLGLFMIAIIIYLTNLRTGVTSCLSGQWGDVDYKTGLNVMAASQVMIILVLVGVLVLQGGLYYAQWYDEQLKLEFYENERREAAAAAEAQAREEESLSKKSGKRGKKDVVVEEGDVADEADAVIEKDAGSTSVSGKKKSAAKKRRS, from the coding sequence ATGAAATATAAAGAAGTTGTTCCAATTGGGACTGCTTTGATTGTTGGCGCAACAACATTTGGACTTGGTGTCATTTATGGCAATTGGCCCTACGATCTCGACACCTTATGGAGACATAGTGTTACCGATGGATTTGATAAGTCTCTTGCCCACTATCAAACATGGGGCAATGCACCAATGTACATTCACTACACGTTACATACTGTGGGTTTTCTTGGTCTTGTTGGACATTTTATCAAATTGTACAAGCCGGATGAAGAGGCCAAATACTTTGAGTATGGTTCGTTGGGATTATTTATGATCGCCATCATTATTTACTTGACCAATTTGAGAACTGGAGTTACTTCTTGTCTTTCTGGACAATGGGGTGATGTCGATTACAAGACGGGACTCAATGTCATGGCTGCGTCACAAGTGATGATTATTTTGGTGCTTGTTGGTGTGTTGGTGCTTCAAGGTGGATTATATTATGCCCAATGGTATGACGAGCAATTGAAGTTGGAATTTTATGAGAATGAAAGGAGAGAGgccgctgctgctgctgagGCACAAGCAAGAGAAGAGGAGAGTTTGAGTAAGAAGAGTGGTAAGAGAGGAAAGAAGGATGTCgttgttgaagaaggcGATGTTGCTGATGAGGCTGATGCagtaattgaaaaagatgcaGGCAGTACTTCTGTAagtggaaagaaaaagtcaGCAgccaaaaagagaagatcATGA
- the N19M gene encoding n19m, NADH-ubiquinone oxidoreductase 9.5 kDa subunit: MVNEKVWGDKPDVFRQPYRWLRYHAHVNPALFVSVALGAAAPVLLTLVLPLRKSLLYSDHEPIPWVYPLPQRPRDKNLKGYDD; encoded by the exons ATGGTGAATGAAAAGGTGTGGGGTGATAAACCCGATGTCTTTAGACAACCATACAGG TGGTTGAGATATCATGCACATGTTAATCCAGcattatttgtttctgttgcCTTGGGTGCGGCAGCACCTGTGTTGCTAACCTTGGTGCTTCCACTTAGAAAAAGTTTGCTTTACTCAGATCACGAGCCTATACCATGGGTATACCCATTGCCTCAGAGGCCAAGGGATAAGAACTTGAAGGGATACGATGATTAA
- the mrpl22 gene encoding 39S ribosomal protein L22, mitochondrial (BUSCO:EOG09264LC7), with product MNRWTTLARPFFRSNTASFAQFRCISNTRVCHNNPFGKLTSTTADESVSNDSAKSPNTNTPAKATSSEIRNKDGDIDVNLITPQNDEQLIEYYKKQAEEDRSRRIESLVHPLKVQLYDKVVEANGFFKNGQTVTHEGCAYKLHLTDEELEVLEPSIFIESLRIKSSMKKATVVNRFVRKMDVKTAITQLHFNHKKMATELEKLLKQGLEKARQMGYDEDKLYIARLWTGSDGEWRKRLDIKGRGRHGIIQHRYVHLKAVLKTEQTKKRLAWEKKQKEIARKPEMPLNNEPLNLSVRPWYKW from the coding sequence aTGAACAGGTGGACGACGCTAGCTAGGCCGTTTTTCAGGCTGAATACGGCTTCTTTTGCACAATTTAGATGCATATCAAACACACGGGTATGCCACAACAATCCATTTGGAAAACTTACAAGCACAACCGCAGATGAATCAGTTTCAAATGACTCTGCCAAGTCACCAAATACCAATACGCCAGCAAAGGCAACTAGTTCTGAGATTAGAAATAAGGATGGAGATATCGATGTGAATTTGATCACGCCGCAGAATGATGAGCAATTAATTGAATACtacaagaaacaagctGAAGAGGACCGTTCGAGAAGGATTGAGAGTCTTGTTCATCCTTTGAAAGTACAGCTTTATGATAAAGTTGTTGAAGCAAATgggtttttcaaaaatggcCAAACTGTGACCCATGAAGGTTGTGCTTATAAACTTCATTTGACTGATGAAGAGCTTGAGGTGTTGGAGCCTTCGATATTTATTGAGTCGCTTCGTATCAAGTCATCGATGAAAAAGGCTACTGTTGTCAATCGGTTTGTGCGTAAGATGGATGTCAAAACGGCTATAACACAACTCCACTTTAATCACAAGAAGATGGCTACTGAGTTGgagaaattgttgaagcaAGGTTTGGAAAAGGCGCGTCAAATGGGATACGATGAGGATAAGCTTTATATTGCTAGGTTGTGGACTGGTAGTGATGGTGAATGGAGGAAAAGATTGGATATTAAAGGTAGAGGTAGACACGGTATAATCCAACACAGGTATGTGCATTTGAAAGCGGTATTGAAAACAGAGCAGACTAAAAAGAGACTCGCGTGggagaagaagcaaaaggaGATTGCTAGAAAGCCAGAGATGCCTTTGAATAACGAACCTTTGAACTTGAGTGTGAGGCCATGGTACAAGTggtag
- a CDS encoding uncharacterized protein (MEROPS:MER0002652), producing the protein MYAAPIPIPPPTPPPSSSSSSSGPPSEPKVSNPIVHHLKGNKKNKKKTDSSNSSSATTTNPILQRYLTTPINFKPAKRPESISSIDKLPSSYIVLSKNSLNRDNTENDSMKTRGNSNGTLLGNDSPQSKKKSNVNRPKSLAEAVASYKGNKYERAKSRKRKRKLEELVREDSDNKDDHDDYDDVYDDDDDDDDDDDDDDDRDEDNEKEEFGGEPGWKTRMNGENVETGDNKSLGSIYKQQQFKHQKDEHNGQPPLKKPKGIWGSLKSLFGSTPPASTDGEDGDEDVGEEYVEGEDLDIDGSDSNSSKHKSFGLTEIVKKVTGGRCDGEDYDNDYDNEDLSTSSSSSSAGEVYDENSPFTGFSEAEKSDANQSERDDLEEEDIEESSENEDESEDVEYKDDNSEDEEDEKDEFSPGSSSQEHSPDVDADLSKLRADLKLDELINGSGRDVADSNVVDQGTKERKDKVRGEANLVNNALKAGKRTSVGIKINSTPPTSPEEFAEDGGKIAFYNINELDSDRGSNGSKRIYKNWRGVQQQTKGPIGLLNHGVTCYMNSAIQSLIHIPAVQHYLDEISQGKVSNLKPRSVSHVLAELSRKMWAPKNSKAMYINPKKLIQRLDEINCMMSEWQQEDSHEYYMSLMSRLQEDSTPKGKKLNESIIYDIFGGLLNQKITCLRCGNISITKQEFYDLSLGLNKRKLLNNGGSGGMSNDIPALSSSKFSIEKSIADFFSNETIKKTDADKKSGYYCEQCHEFTQANKISSIIRAPETLTVHFKRFKFNGNSSSKVKQSIGYSKYLDLSAYMEHETDSAYYRLISVIVHEGRSISSGHYITHVLQPNGQSWATYDDEYINPIEERKALNDPNAYVLVYTKLTPKH; encoded by the coding sequence ATGTACGCAgcaccaataccaataccaccaccaacacctCCACCTTCATCGTCTTCCTCCTCATCTGGACCGCCATCGGAACCAAAAGTGTCGAATCCTATTGTGCATCACTTGAAaggaaataagaaaaacaagaaaaagacagaTTCATCCAACTCTTCCTCTGCCACAACCACCAATCCCATTCTTCAACGATATCTCACAACACCCATAAATTTCAAGCCTGCAAAACGTCCTGAAAGTATATCTAGTATTGACAAATTACCTTCCTCCTATATTGTGCTATCAAAAAATAGTTTAAATAGAGATAATACGGAAAACGATAGCATGAAAACGAGAGGGAATAGCAATGGAACATTGTTAGGGAATGATAGTCCACAaagcaagaagaagagcaatGTGAATAGACCAAAGTCATTGGCAGAGGCAGTTGCATCTTACAAGGGAAATAAGTATGAGCGTGCCAAGAGCCGAAAAAGGAAGCGGAAGTTGGAGGAACTTGTTCGCGAAGATCTGGACAATAAAGATGATCATGATGATTATGATGATGtttatgatgatgatgatgatgatgatgatgatgatgatgatgatgatgatcgTGATGAAGATAACGAGAAGGAAGAATTTGGTGGAGAGCCTGGTTGGAAAACGCGTATGAACGGTGAAAATGTAGAAACGGGAGACAACAAGAGCCTAGGATCAATTTATAAACAACAGCAATTTAAACACCAGAAAGACGAGCACAATGGACAACCACCTTTAAAGAAGCCAAAAGGCATATGGGGCTCACTCAAGTCATTGTTTGGTTCAACTCCACCTGCATCAACTGATGGTGAAGATGGAGATGAAGACGTAGGTGAGGAGTACGTTGAAGGAGAAGACCTCGATATCGATGGTAGTGACCTGAACAGTTCCAAACATAAAAGTTTTGGACTTACGGAAATTGTTAAAAAAGTTACAGGTGGTCGTTGTGATGGCGAAGATTACGATAACGATTACGATAACGAAGACCTCTCCACctcatcatcgtcgtcatctGCAGGTGAAGTATATGATGAGAATTCACCATTCACAGGTTTCAGCGAGGCGGAGAAAAGCGACGCCAATCAGAGTGAGAGGGATGATTTAGAGGAAGAAGACATTGAGGAAAGTCTGGAAAATGAGGATGAAAGTGAAGATGTCGAATACAAAGATGACAATAgcgaagatgaagaagacgaaAAGGATGAATTTTCACCTGGTTCAAGTTCTCAGGAACACTCACCAGATGTGGATGCAGATTTAAGCAAACTCAGAGCAGATTTAAAACTCGATGAATTGATCAATGGACTGGGCCGTGATGTTGCAGATAGCAACGTTGTTGATCaaggaacaaaagaaagaaaagacaaagtaAGAGGAGAAGCCAATTTAGTAAACAACGCACTCAAAGCTGGAAAGAGAACCAGTGTTGGAATCAAAATTAACTCGACTCCGCCAACTTCACCAGAAGAATTTGCGGAAGATGGTGGTAAGATTGCATTTTATAATATTAACGAACTTGACCTGGACAGAGGCTCAAATGGATCCAAGAGGATATACAAGAACTGGAGGGGTGTCCAACAACAAACCAAAGGACCAATAGGGTTATTAAATCATGGTGTAACTTGTTATATGAACTCTGCTATACAATCACTTATCCACATCCCTGCCGTTCAACATTACTTGGACGAAATTTCACAGGGTAAAGTATCTAATCTCAAACCTCGCTCAGTGAGCCACGTTCTTGCTGAGTTATCACGTAAAATGTGGGCACCTAAAAACTCCAAAGCAATGTACATCAACCCCAAAAAGTTAATCCAACGGTTAGATGAGATCAATTGCATGATGAGTGAATGGCAGCAAGAGGATAGCCATGAATATTACATGAGTTTGATGTCACGACTCCAGGAGGATAGTACTCCAAAGGGTAAGAAGTTGAATGAGTCCATTATTTATGATATTTTTGGTGGATTGTTGAACCAAAAGATTACATGTTTGAGATGTGGAAATATCTCTATAACAAAGCAGGAATTTTATGATCTCTCGTTGGGGTTGAATAAAAGGAAGCTCCTCAATAATGGTGGATCAGGAGGTATGAGTAATGATATACCagctctttcttcttccaagtTTTCAATTGAAAAGTCGATTGctgatttcttttcaaatgaaacaattaaaaaaacTGATGCAGACAAAAAGTCTGGATATTATTGTGAACAATGTCATGAGTTTACTCAAGCTAATAAGATCAGCAGCATCATTCGTGCACCAGAGACATTAACTGTGCATTTCAAGCGATTTAAATTCAATGGCAACTCTCTGTCCAAGGTCAAGCAATCTATTGGATATAGCAAATACCTTGATCTTTCAGCATATATGGAGCACGAGACAGACTCGGCGTATTATAGATTGATCTCAGTGATTGTGCATGAAGGAAGACTGATTAGTTCTGGACATTATATCACTCATGTTCTTCAACCCAATGGACAGAGCTGGGCTacgtatgatgatgagtaTATTAACCCTATCGAAGAGAGAAAGGCATTGAATGATCCAAATGCCTATGTCTTGGTGTATACGAAATTGACGCCTAAACACTAG